A region from the Solibacillus sp. FSL H8-0523 genome encodes:
- a CDS encoding DUF2975 domain-containing protein, producing MKRFSAMLLSTFLVGLGIIVILLCVFILPRLALETVTHSPEVAYFLFGLYATAVPFLYAIYETLHMIQIIEKQSITSKQLLQGFTRIKYCGIVIAALYIAGIIILDTANALPPAMALLGVIILFITGMVITVSIFMRHAIGKSCVA from the coding sequence TTGAAACGATTTAGCGCAATGCTTTTGAGTACATTTCTTGTGGGATTAGGGATTATCGTTATACTGCTCTGCGTGTTCATCTTACCGAGATTAGCACTGGAAACAGTTACGCATTCTCCTGAAGTTGCCTATTTTTTATTCGGCCTTTATGCGACTGCGGTGCCGTTTTTATATGCCATATACGAGACGTTGCACATGATTCAAATTATTGAAAAACAATCAATCACATCGAAACAGTTATTACAAGGGTTCACACGTATTAAATATTGTGGAATCGTTATTGCTGCACTATATATAGCAGGGATCATCATTTTAGATACTGCTAACGCGTTACCACCGGCTATGGCTTTATTAGGCGTTATTATCTTGTTCATTACGGGTATGGTGATTACGGTTTCGATTTTTATGAGGCATGCGATTGGGAAGAGCTGTGTAGCTTAA